In Mycobacterium sp. Aquia_213, the sequence CCACCCTGCACGACGCGATGATCTCGGTGCTGACCGACGCGGTGAACCGCTCCGTCGGCCAGGGCGCCGCGATGCTCAAAGGGGAGAAGCGCTCCGGGCTGCGGGTGCACGCGCGCACCGGGCTGCCCTGCCCCGTATGCGGGGACACCGTGCGGGAAGTGTCGTTCGCGGACAAGTCTTTTCAGTACTGCCCGACGTGTCAGACCGGCGGCAAGGTGCTGGCCGATCGGCGCATGTCACGGCTGCTCAAGTAGCCGAGCGTCGCGAACTTGACACCTGTCGATATGCTGCCCGGATGACCCGCCAGAAGATCCTCATCACCGGCGCCAGTTCCGGCCTGGGCGCCGGGATGGCGCGCAATTTCGCGGCCAAGGGTCGCGACCTGGCGCTGTGTGCCCGTCGCACCGACCGGCTCGAGGAGCTGAAAGCCGAGCTCTCGCAGCAGTATCCGTCCACCAAGGTTGCGCTGGCCACGCTGGACGTCAGGGACCACGAGCAGGTGCCGAAGGTGTTCGGGGAGCTGAGCGACGAGCTCGGCGGCGTCGACCGCATCATCGTCAACGCCGGTATCGGCAGCGGGGCCACGCTGGGAACCGGAAAGCTATGGGCCAACAAGAAGACCATCGAGACCAACCTGGTGGCCGCACTCGTCCAGATTGAGACTGCACTCGAGATGTTCCACAACAGCGGTTCGGGGCACCTGGTGCTGATCTCCTCGGTGCTCGGCAACACCGGAGTGCCGGGCGTCAAAGCCGCTTACTGCGCCAGCAAGGCGGGGCTGAAGTCATTGGGCGAGTCGCTGCGCGCCGAGTACGCCAAGGGGCCGATCAAGGTCTCGACGATCGAGCCGGGTTACATCGAATCGGAGATGACCGCCAAGTCGGCGAGCACGATGTTGATGGTGGACAACGAAACTGGCGTACGGGCGCTGGTCGACGCCATCGAGCGCGAGCCCGGCCGGGCCGTGGTGCCGCGGTGGCCGTGGGCACCGCTGGTGCAGCTGATGCGGGTGCTGCCGCCGCCGCTGACCAAGCCGTTCGCCTGACGTCAGTGCGAGACTGGCGTGTAATGCGCTGCGTCGCTGGTGAATTCGGGGTTGCCGTAGGTCGCTAGCCGCAGCTTCAGCAGTCCGATCACATACGCGTCGGTGATGTCCCGAAGCACCGGGATGCGACTGGCGTGGCTCACCGCGGTGAAACGCCCGATGATGAAGGGCGTGGTCAGCGCTACTCGCAGCAGGTCAATCCGGTCGAGTGAGACACCCATCGCCTCGGCGATGTCGCGATCACCATTGCAGAAGGTGCGCACGAATGTGAGCTTGCTGAAACTCTTTTCGACCGCTTCGGCGCAACGGTCGAACAATGAGGTGCCGGGGCGCAGATAGGCCGCCATCGTGCCGCGCACGAGTTCTTGGCAGATGCCGTCGAATCCGTGTCGCAGCAATGCCGAGCGCGCGTGCATGACGTGGACGATGTCGGCGGGTTCCGACGGCAGCAATTCCTCGGGCAGGCCCAGCAGAAAACAGCGGTACCTGGCGAATTCGATGGCGGCGCGTTCTTCGGCGGTGAACTTTGTCCGCCCCTGCCGGCGGACCTTCTGGGCCAACAGGTATTGGCCGATCATTCCGGCGGGCATCTGGTCGACCTGCGGCACCGGCATGCCGTAGATGGCTGTATCCCATTTGCGGCCCAGCTTGTCCGGCTTCTTCAGCGCGTTGTAGCGGACCATCGAATGCATCAGCCGAACCATTGCGGCGGCCTCGAAGCCGGGGCCGTGCCGGTCCAGCGCGCCGGGCAGGGTGGTGACGGCGAAGAAGCTGGCCGTCTCGTTGACCCGCCGGGCGGCCCGCTTGCCCGAGAGGGCTCCGGTCAGCGCCATCGGCAGCGCGGCGTAGGTGTTGGTGAAGGTCGCGACGAAGGCCCCGCGCGTGATGAACGGGGCGAGCAGCGCGGCGGGGATGCGTTCCTGGCGGGCGCCTGCGCGCACCTGGTCAAAGTCGATCCACTCCGGCGTCGCCTCCATCGCGGCGATGAACGACACCAGCTCGGGGGGTGCGTCGGGCACCGCCTCGAGTCCGTGCCGGCAGGCCGTCTGGAGCATGTCGATCAGGTGGGTGACGCTGTGCGTGGTCATCAGCGCGGCGTACGGATCGGCGACGACGTCGCCGAGCAGGGTGGCCGTGCTCATCAGCTCGACGACGCGGTCGTCTTCCAGGATTGGTGCGCGGTCGGCGACCCAGGGCGGCAGGGCGGTGTCGACGTCGGGCTCGGTGGCCAGGCGATCCGGCCGCTGGTCGAAGTCGAAGTCTCCGTACAGGTCGGGCTGCAAATCGCGTTGGCTACGGACTCGCTGCGCGAGTTCGGGGTAGTACGTGACCATTGCGACCTCCGGCTAACTAACAGTCAGTGAGTAATACTCACAAGTTGTTAGTTATGCTGTCAAGCGTGAGTGTGATCAACCCGAGGCGGCGCATGACCGGGGAGGGGCGGCGTGAGCAGATCCTCGACGTCACGCACGCGATCGTCGACGCCGAAGGCTTCCACGCGGCGACGCCGAACCGCATCGCGGCGCGGGCCGGCATCAACCGGTCGTTGATCTATCAGAAGTTCGGCGACCTGGCCGGGCTGTTCGTCGAACTGATCGACCGCGAGGCAGCGCGCGCCGGTGCCCAGTTCGCCGAGGCCGTCTCCGGATTGGATGCCGTCGCCGAAGACCAGTCGCTGGTGCTCGCGTTCGACGGTGTGCTGGCGGCTATCGACGCCCACCCGGCAACGTGGCGATTGTTCATGTTCCCGCCGCAGGGCGCGCCGCCGGAGTTGTATGCCCGGCTGGCTCAATCCGAAGCCGTCGTCCTCCAGTTCTTTGTCCGCGAACTGCTGCGCACCAATCCGCACGTGCACGATCCCGAATACACCGCCCGGATTCTCCATGCCGCCGGTCGCGAACTGCTGCGGCTACACCTGTCCGATCCGCAGACCGCGACCGTGGAGCGGTTGCGCACCTTTGTGCGGCGACTCGGGTCCGACGTGATGAGCCGTACTCATTGAGAGCGTCTAGCTGACCCGTCCCCGTTCGGTGCGGTAACGACGGACCAGGGCATCGGTCGAGCTGTCGGATTGCGGCGCGGGCGAGGTGTCGCTGGTGAGCACCGGAAGCAGCGCCTTGGCCTGCGTCTTGCCCAGCTCGACACCCCACTGATCGAACGAGTCGATTCCCCACACCACGCCCTCGGTGAACACCTGATGCTCGTAGAGCGCGATCAGCTGTCCGACCGCCGACGGCGTAAGCCGTTCGGCCAGAATCGAAGTCGACGGCCGGTTGCCCGGCATCACCTTGTGCGGCACCACCTCGGCGGGCGTGCCCTCGGCGGCGATTTCCGCCGCGGTCTTGCCGAACGCCAGCACCTGGGTCTGCGCGAAGAAGTTGCTCATCAACAGGTCGTGCATGCTGCCGGTGCCGTCGGCGGTGGGCAGGTCGTCGGTGGGCTGGCTGAAGCCGATGAAATCGGCCGGCACGATCCGGGTGCCTTGATGGATCAATTGGTAAAAAGCATGTTGGCCGTTGGTTCCCGGTTCGCCCCAAAAGATTTCGCCGGTGTCGGTGGTGACCGGCGTGCCGTCGGCGCGGGTCGACTTTCCGTTGGACTCCATGGTCAGCTGTTGCAGGTACGCGGCAAAGCGAGCCAAGTCGTTGGAGTAGGGCAGCACCGCGCGCGCCTGTGCGTCGAAGAAATTGGAGTACCAGAGGCCGATCAGGCCGAGCAGCGCCGGGGCGTTGGATTCCAGCGGGGCGGTCTTGAAGTGCTCGTCGACGATGTGGAATCCGGACAGGAAGTCGGCGAAGGCCTCCCGGCCGATCACCGCCATCACCGACAGGCCGATCGCGGAATCGACCGAGTAGCGGCCGCCGACCCAATCCCAGAACCCGAACATGTTGTCGGTGTTGATTCCGAATTCGTCGACCAGACGCTTGTTCGTCGAGACGGCCACGAAATGCTTGGACACTGCCGAGTCGCCGAGCACGTCGGTCAGCCAGCGGCGCGCAGCGGTCGCGTTGGTCAGCGTCTCCAGGGTGGAGAACGTCTTCGATGCGACGATGAAAAGCGTTGTGGCCGGCTCTAAGTCGGCCAGGGTGGCGACCAGGTCGGCCGGGTCGACGTTGGAGACGAAGCGGGCCGAAATCCCCGCGTCGGCGTAGTGGCGTAGCGCCTGGTACACCATCACCGGACCCAGGTCCGAGCCGCCGATGCCGATGTTGACGACCGTCTTGATCCGTTCGCCGGTGGCCCCGGTCCATTCACCGCTGCGCAATCGATCGGTGAAATCGCCCATCGCATCCAGCACGCTGTGGACGTCCTCGACGACGTTTTGGCCGTCGACAACCAGCTCGGCATCCCGGGGCAGCCGCAGTGCGGTGTGCAGAACCGCGCGATCCTCCGAGGTGTTGATGTGCACGCC encodes:
- a CDS encoding zinc finger domain-containing protein, producing MVPGIAALGPDALDLSADDLAGVLAGNTGRIKTVITDQKVIAGIGNAYSDEILHVAKISPFATAGKLTREQLATLHDAMISVLTDAVNRSVGQGAAMLKGEKRSGLRVHARTGLPCPVCGDTVREVSFADKSFQYCPTCQTGGKVLADRRMSRLLK
- a CDS encoding SDR family oxidoreductase, which encodes MTRQKILITGASSGLGAGMARNFAAKGRDLALCARRTDRLEELKAELSQQYPSTKVALATLDVRDHEQVPKVFGELSDELGGVDRIIVNAGIGSGATLGTGKLWANKKTIETNLVAALVQIETALEMFHNSGSGHLVLISSVLGNTGVPGVKAAYCASKAGLKSLGESLRAEYAKGPIKVSTIEPGYIESEMTAKSASTMLMVDNETGVRALVDAIEREPGRAVVPRWPWAPLVQLMRVLPPPLTKPFA
- a CDS encoding oxygenase MpaB family protein — translated: MVTYYPELAQRVRSQRDLQPDLYGDFDFDQRPDRLATEPDVDTALPPWVADRAPILEDDRVVELMSTATLLGDVVADPYAALMTTHSVTHLIDMLQTACRHGLEAVPDAPPELVSFIAAMEATPEWIDFDQVRAGARQERIPAALLAPFITRGAFVATFTNTYAALPMALTGALSGKRAARRVNETASFFAVTTLPGALDRHGPGFEAAAMVRLMHSMVRYNALKKPDKLGRKWDTAIYGMPVPQVDQMPAGMIGQYLLAQKVRRQGRTKFTAEERAAIEFARYRCFLLGLPEELLPSEPADIVHVMHARSALLRHGFDGICQELVRGTMAAYLRPGTSLFDRCAEAVEKSFSKLTFVRTFCNGDRDIAEAMGVSLDRIDLLRVALTTPFIIGRFTAVSHASRIPVLRDITDAYVIGLLKLRLATYGNPEFTSDAAHYTPVSH
- a CDS encoding TetR/AcrR family transcriptional regulator is translated as MTGEGRREQILDVTHAIVDAEGFHAATPNRIAARAGINRSLIYQKFGDLAGLFVELIDREAARAGAQFAEAVSGLDAVAEDQSLVLAFDGVLAAIDAHPATWRLFMFPPQGAPPELYARLAQSEAVVLQFFVRELLRTNPHVHDPEYTARILHAAGRELLRLHLSDPQTATVERLRTFVRRLGSDVMSRTH
- the pgi gene encoding glucose-6-phosphate isomerase, which translates into the protein MTSVLTIPDITATPAWDALRRHHEQIGETHLREFFDDDPDRGRDLTVTVGDLYIDYSKHRVTRETLGLLIDLARAANLEERRDQMFSGVHINTSEDRAVLHTALRLPRDAELVVDGQNVVEDVHSVLDAMGDFTDRLRSGEWTGATGERIKTVVNIGIGGSDLGPVMVYQALRHYADAGISARFVSNVDPADLVATLADLEPATTLFIVASKTFSTLETLTNATAARRWLTDVLGDSAVSKHFVAVSTNKRLVDEFGINTDNMFGFWDWVGGRYSVDSAIGLSVMAVIGREAFADFLSGFHIVDEHFKTAPLESNAPALLGLIGLWYSNFFDAQARAVLPYSNDLARFAAYLQQLTMESNGKSTRADGTPVTTDTGEIFWGEPGTNGQHAFYQLIHQGTRIVPADFIGFSQPTDDLPTADGTGSMHDLLMSNFFAQTQVLAFGKTAAEIAAEGTPAEVVPHKVMPGNRPSTSILAERLTPSAVGQLIALYEHQVFTEGVVWGIDSFDQWGVELGKTQAKALLPVLTSDTSPAPQSDSSTDALVRRYRTERGRVS